A stretch of the uncultured Desulfobacter sp. genome encodes the following:
- a CDS encoding branched-chain amino acid ABC transporter permease → MSGTLSIIVDLTLNSLVLGGVFLIVAIGLNIIYGLSRIMNMAHGALYAVGAYTGFTLVAAGVNFFAALLIAPLIVGGIGLIIERTIIAPMRKRSMVYTLILTYGLMFFLDGSIKYIWGNEPRFIELPQFMQGTLPILGTDYPVFRLVTLLLIILIMGALMLFLNKTKIGIILRASSTIPEMVSCLGVNMHYVHIGAFLLGCVMAALAGIIAGPLTTIDPLMGGEMLISSFVVIVIGGLGSLRGAVIAALLIGAVQTLAEFFITDLAMVIVYILMAVILAFMPRGLLGEGKFE, encoded by the coding sequence ATGAGCGGAACACTGAGCATTATAGTCGACCTTACATTGAACAGCCTTGTTCTTGGCGGCGTGTTTCTCATAGTAGCCATCGGTTTGAACATCATTTACGGGCTGAGCCGCATCATGAATATGGCCCACGGTGCCTTGTACGCCGTGGGCGCTTACACAGGTTTCACGCTTGTGGCAGCGGGGGTGAACTTTTTCGCAGCACTGTTAATTGCCCCCCTCATCGTAGGGGGGATCGGGCTGATCATCGAACGGACCATCATTGCGCCCATGCGGAAAAGATCCATGGTATACACTTTGATCCTGACCTATGGACTGATGTTTTTTCTTGACGGCTCAATCAAATACATCTGGGGGAACGAACCCCGCTTCATTGAGCTGCCTCAATTCATGCAGGGGACCCTGCCCATACTCGGTACGGACTACCCGGTTTTCAGACTGGTGACCCTGCTGCTGATTATACTCATCATGGGCGCTTTAATGCTGTTTTTAAACAAGACAAAAATCGGGATTATTCTCAGGGCCTCCAGCACAATCCCCGAAATGGTCTCCTGTCTTGGAGTGAACATGCACTATGTGCATATCGGTGCATTTCTTCTTGGATGCGTCATGGCCGCACTGGCAGGGATTATTGCAGGTCCGTTGACCACCATTGATCCGCTGATGGGCGGAGAAATGCTGATCAGTTCTTTTGTGGTCATTGTTATCGGCGGTCTTGGAAGTCTTCGCGGCGCAGTCATTGCCGCTTTGTTGATCGGGGCCGTCCAGACGCTGGCTGAATTTTTTATCACAGACCTGGCAATGGTAATCGTATACATCCTCATGGCGGTGATTCTTGCCTTCATGCCCCGGGGGCTCCTTGGAGAGGGAAAGTTTGAATAA
- a CDS encoding branched-chain amino acid ABC transporter permease, with protein sequence MDRTTTIPGIKSGFHPLKIVFIVILISGLAAFPFVSGNRFYISLITEMMIFGLLAMSLDVLLGYTGLLSFMHNAYLGISAYAVGLFLIHVSPESFWLACLAGIALTCVVAVPVGWVQVRTGGLTFALLTLAFGMMFHTIVWKWYDVTGGDDGLMGMPNPDISLFGITIGNSGDPIVIYMFTLVIVALCFFLTRRIINSPFGAVLEAIRENESRAAFIGINVRKYKLLGWLLACLLAGISGALFILYKGYIGPSTMSVFAGAGVLMMVLLGGMGSLWGPLAGAAIFIYIQDYISTMTEHWEIFLGLVVIFLVLFLPTGFAGLTDHIRRLRKE encoded by the coding sequence ATGGATCGTACAACAACCATACCCGGCATAAAATCGGGGTTTCATCCCCTAAAGATAGTTTTTATTGTTATCCTTATTTCGGGCCTGGCCGCGTTTCCGTTTGTCTCCGGAAACCGGTTTTACATCAGCCTGATCACTGAAATGATGATATTCGGGCTACTGGCCATGAGCCTGGACGTGCTTTTAGGCTATACCGGCTTGTTGTCGTTCATGCACAACGCCTATCTGGGCATCAGCGCCTATGCGGTGGGACTGTTCTTAATCCATGTCTCCCCGGAATCCTTCTGGCTTGCCTGCTTGGCCGGCATTGCCCTTACCTGTGTTGTGGCAGTACCCGTGGGATGGGTCCAGGTCAGGACCGGGGGGCTGACCTTTGCCTTGCTGACCCTGGCATTCGGCATGATGTTTCATACCATTGTATGGAAATGGTATGATGTGACCGGCGGGGATGACGGATTAATGGGGATGCCCAATCCGGATATCAGCCTGTTCGGCATCACCATCGGAAATTCCGGGGACCCGATAGTGATTTACATGTTCACACTGGTCATTGTCGCCTTATGTTTTTTCCTCACCCGCAGAATCATCAATTCACCGTTTGGCGCGGTGCTTGAAGCCATTCGTGAAAATGAGAGCCGGGCCGCCTTTATCGGTATCAATGTTAGAAAATACAAACTGCTGGGCTGGTTGCTGGCCTGCCTGCTCGCCGGTATCTCAGGGGCCTTGTTTATCCTGTATAAAGGCTATATCGGGCCCTCCACCATGAGCGTCTTTGCCGGAGCCGGTGTGCTTATGATGGTCCTTTTGGGCGGCATGGGGTCACTTTGGGGACCTCTGGCCGGTGCGGCCATCTTTATTTACATCCAGGATTATATCAGTACGATGACAGAGCATTGGGAAATTTTTCTCGGGCTTGTGGTCATTTTTCTTGTCTTGTTTCTGCCGACCGGATTTGCCGGCCTGACGGATCATATCAGACGATTGAGAAAGGAGTAA
- a CDS encoding AAA family ATPase: protein MTDAAKIVLNEKWCNDLDNKNISPSHEPDSRDGRIYHMTPELKTAVKVALITCRPLLLLGLPGVGKSSLAAYIARNLGWRYYEHVVTARTEAKDLLYTYDAVRRLAEAQVTINDAPADRQARLNPGLFIEPGVFWWAINRQSALRRGMNADQDPSAPQEPNAELNQKRPCDKAVILIDEIDKADPDVPNNLLVALGSHVFEVSETGQTVRSETSAIDENGLARLLIVITTNQERDLPKAFLRRCIIHELVLPDGEEDFVNHLTKIAELHREQDRIAHSDEEKKIAGAVAKKLFEWRQEAKVKQLRPPGTAEYLDAVRACRILKINPDDQDQTWKIVAEMTLKKRTDSP from the coding sequence ATGACTGATGCCGCAAAAATAGTCCTAAACGAAAAATGGTGCAACGATCTGGACAACAAGAACATTTCCCCATCACATGAGCCGGACAGCCGCGATGGTCGCATATACCACATGACGCCTGAACTCAAGACAGCCGTCAAGGTCGCATTGATTACCTGCCGGCCGCTTCTTCTTCTCGGACTACCCGGTGTCGGCAAATCTTCCCTTGCCGCATATATCGCCAGAAACCTGGGGTGGCGATACTATGAGCACGTGGTCACGGCGAGGACCGAGGCCAAAGATTTGCTTTACACATACGATGCCGTACGACGGCTGGCTGAAGCTCAGGTGACCATCAACGACGCCCCCGCCGACAGGCAGGCGCGACTTAATCCCGGCCTGTTCATTGAACCTGGCGTGTTCTGGTGGGCCATCAACCGCCAATCCGCATTACGCAGAGGAATGAACGCTGATCAGGACCCGTCAGCTCCCCAGGAACCGAACGCTGAACTGAACCAGAAACGCCCCTGCGACAAGGCGGTCATTCTGATCGACGAAATTGACAAGGCCGATCCGGATGTACCAAACAACTTGCTGGTGGCTCTGGGTTCCCATGTATTCGAGGTGTCAGAAACCGGCCAAACCGTGCGTTCAGAAACAAGCGCAATTGATGAAAACGGCCTGGCACGCCTCCTCATCGTTATCACCACCAATCAGGAGCGGGATTTACCCAAAGCCTTTCTGCGGCGGTGCATCATTCACGAGCTCGTGCTGCCGGATGGTGAGGAAGATTTTGTCAATCACCTGACTAAGATCGCCGAACTCCATAGAGAACAAGACCGCATTGCCCACTCTGATGAGGAGAAAAAAATTGCAGGGGCGGTGGCAAAAAAGCTCTTTGAATGGAGACAAGAGGCGAAGGTTAAACAACTCCGTCCGCCGGGCACTGCAGAATACTTAGATGCAGTTCGAGCATGTCGGATTCTCAAAATAAATCCCGACGACCAAGATCAGACATGGAAGATAGTGGCCGAAATGACGCTGAAAAAAAGAACCGATTCGCCATGA
- a CDS encoding ABC transporter ATP-binding protein, translated as MEKRHKILEIEEMQTYYGDSHVIQGLSMHVYEQEAVSIIGRNGAGKTTTLRSIMGLTPPRSGNIFIDGRQTTRWQPHKVSRLGVAYVPAERHIFPGLSVEENLRLAARPGSGENAWTFEKVYDHFPVLADRSHQDGATMSGGQQQMLAIGRALISNPRIIIMDEPSQGLSPLLVQTITDVVLKFCVQSGITLLIVEQNHQMALKVASRHYLMDTRGEIVNNLTTRELEDNPEIVQSHLSV; from the coding sequence TTGGAAAAGCGGCATAAGATCCTTGAAATTGAAGAGATGCAGACCTATTACGGCGACAGCCACGTTATCCAGGGGCTGTCCATGCACGTGTACGAACAGGAAGCCGTTTCAATTATCGGGCGTAACGGTGCCGGAAAAACCACAACCTTAAGATCCATCATGGGCCTGACCCCGCCCCGGTCCGGCAACATCTTTATTGACGGCCGGCAAACCACCCGGTGGCAGCCCCACAAAGTTTCCCGGCTGGGAGTAGCCTATGTGCCTGCGGAACGCCACATTTTCCCAGGGCTAAGTGTTGAGGAAAACTTGCGACTGGCAGCCCGGCCGGGCAGTGGTGAGAACGCCTGGACATTTGAAAAAGTATACGACCATTTTCCGGTGCTGGCCGACAGATCTCACCAGGACGGCGCCACCATGAGCGGTGGTCAGCAGCAGATGCTGGCCATTGGCAGGGCCCTGATCAGTAATCCCCGGATCATTATCATGGACGAACCCTCACAGGGTCTGTCACCGCTTTTGGTCCAGACCATTACGGATGTAGTTTTAAAATTTTGCGTCCAATCAGGTATCACCCTTTTGATTGTCGAACAAAATCACCAAATGGCGCTCAAGGTCGCAAGCCGCCACTATCTCATGGACACCCGGGGGGAAATTGTCAACAATCTGACCACCCGGGAACTTGAGGACAATCCTGAAATCGTTCAATCCCATTTATCGGTTTAA
- a CDS encoding toll/interleukin-1 receptor domain-containing protein produces MTSTAEIFISHSLNKHFAKLLGLKTRENLPANVEPFVDSLDLQTGKLWRPEIFRRLHTCCGGVIILTPESAKSHWVQFEVNILLWRHAMEQKFEEQKFKFLRIDVTPDGKKLTKEDLIHFEPVQLREFQEHDPIQLNLPTREMSKDEVIRDYQDAANALANELSKIISDHFKNIVVVRRPKYLQQWFEMIHSRIKTAIDAPTFLDDALQALRMPPSNQHPAQEQPIADLATQTAVLEMPPEKKLEAIADGFISAPPRNAIKAFQLISQCIDSAATKKALLKYVGLTLVSAKTAIRIKEACNHSNPSERTVFILSVMSPSGALIKDMVERYFLRAHGVAEKIEILQLNGVMGDGGEKELGVIIDQTVQEYAPLARNVKELQNSDHRYIFVRCQEGQQPDVFDLDSAKEFATAIHHTRWDELPLFMIGVRSSSDIPPTCNPENGVFATMDVGFEEERQLTQSYFNFRKEFE; encoded by the coding sequence ATGACATCTACGGCAGAGATCTTCATAAGTCACAGTCTGAACAAGCACTTTGCCAAGCTTCTCGGGCTTAAGACAAGAGAGAACTTGCCCGCAAACGTCGAACCATTTGTGGATTCGCTGGATTTGCAGACAGGGAAGCTATGGCGCCCTGAAATCTTTCGCAGACTTCACACCTGTTGCGGGGGAGTAATTATATTGACCCCCGAATCAGCGAAAAGCCATTGGGTGCAGTTCGAGGTCAATATCCTGTTGTGGCGGCATGCAATGGAGCAAAAGTTCGAGGAGCAAAAATTCAAATTTCTTCGCATTGATGTGACTCCGGATGGAAAAAAGCTTACAAAGGAAGATCTTATACATTTTGAGCCGGTGCAGCTCAGAGAGTTTCAAGAACACGATCCAATACAACTCAACTTGCCGACTCGGGAGATGAGCAAAGACGAGGTAATCCGCGACTATCAAGACGCTGCGAATGCGTTGGCAAATGAGCTATCCAAGATCATTTCCGATCACTTTAAGAATATTGTCGTCGTCCGTCGCCCAAAATATCTCCAACAATGGTTTGAGATGATCCATAGCAGAATTAAAACTGCCATTGACGCCCCCACGTTTCTTGACGACGCGCTACAGGCCCTTAGAATGCCTCCTTCAAATCAGCATCCCGCGCAAGAACAACCAATTGCTGATCTGGCGACTCAAACAGCCGTCCTTGAAATGCCCCCTGAAAAAAAACTAGAAGCCATTGCCGATGGTTTCATATCCGCCCCTCCACGCAATGCGATCAAGGCATTCCAGCTTATCTCGCAGTGCATCGACTCCGCGGCAACCAAGAAAGCACTTCTTAAGTACGTCGGGCTTACCCTGGTATCAGCCAAAACCGCCATTCGCATCAAAGAAGCATGCAATCACTCTAATCCGTCGGAGCGTACAGTGTTCATTCTTAGCGTGATGTCACCCAGCGGAGCTTTGATCAAAGACATGGTGGAGCGTTACTTCCTTCGTGCCCACGGGGTGGCGGAAAAAATAGAAATTCTTCAGTTAAACGGCGTCATGGGAGATGGCGGGGAAAAAGAGCTGGGCGTGATAATTGACCAAACCGTCCAAGAGTACGCCCCGCTCGCCCGTAACGTCAAGGAGCTCCAGAATTCTGATCACAGGTATATTTTTGTACGCTGCCAAGAAGGCCAACAACCAGATGTATTTGATTTGGATAGTGCAAAAGAGTTTGCAACAGCAATTCACCATACTCGATGGGATGAGCTTCCGCTTTTTATGATAGGAGTTAGATCCAGTAGTGACATTCCTCCCACGTGCAATCCCGAAAACGGTGTATTCGCGACCATGGATGTCGGTTTTGAAGAGGAAAGACAGCTAACACAAAGTTACTTTAACTTCCGCAAAGAATTTGAGTAA
- a CDS encoding PEP-CTERM sorting domain-containing protein, translating into MNRFFAILFSLAVLFASQTALALTIDFDDMSAGNTVSDIGGVSFSSNTGLDLSVFTGLPTTSESNYLGVADDGDGYFLGYYGDEIYLDFVADVTGISVTFIGTPNDDAEYSIVTDEGSSSKTTKDYSITDEDDVYTVIFTSAISFDSATLTASGDLTSYHIDDIVITYADSTQVPEPSSAILLLLGLIGLSRFRLTNGTKP; encoded by the coding sequence ATGAACAGATTTTTTGCAATACTCTTCAGCCTTGCGGTCCTTTTCGCATCACAAACTGCTTTGGCGCTTACCATTGATTTTGACGATATGTCTGCCGGAAATACGGTGTCAGACATCGGCGGAGTCTCCTTCAGTTCAAACACCGGCCTGGATTTGAGTGTATTTACCGGCCTTCCAACAACTTCAGAGTCAAATTATTTAGGCGTGGCTGATGATGGTGATGGATATTTCCTGGGCTACTATGGAGATGAGATATACCTGGATTTTGTCGCCGACGTTACCGGTATTTCCGTTACCTTTATCGGAACTCCGAATGATGATGCCGAATATTCCATTGTCACTGATGAAGGCAGTTCCTCAAAAACCACAAAAGACTACTCAATAACAGATGAAGACGATGTGTATACAGTGATTTTTACTTCAGCGATTTCGTTTGACTCTGCAACCCTCACGGCCTCGGGAGATCTTACATCATATCATATCGATGATATTGTCATCACATATGCTGATTCCACCCAAGTGCCTGAACCGTCTTCTGCGATCCTGTTGTTGCTTGGTTTGATCGGATTATCCCGCTTCCGTTTAACCAACGGCACCAAGCCATGA
- a CDS encoding class I SAM-dependent methyltransferase, with amino-acid sequence MALQKETLGNDKWFADGSQESTEVEEYYNTWGKDYEDSVKSWDYDAPETAAALLNEYKQVDGTVCDAGCGSGLTGEALNAAGFKSIIGFDLSPDFAAVAKDKGVYEDVHIVNMHEKPFRYEDGQFANLICIGTLTYIDDVPAVVREFARITKPGGMVIFSHRTDMIDAEFTGKLEAIKADKVLEEVLVSEPKPYLPGNKDFSDKIQIVYYAYRVL; translated from the coding sequence TTGGCACTACAAAAAGAAACACTGGGCAATGACAAATGGTTTGCAGATGGTAGTCAGGAAAGTACCGAGGTTGAAGAATATTACAACACTTGGGGCAAAGACTACGAAGATTCAGTAAAAAGCTGGGATTATGACGCACCGGAAACAGCTGCGGCACTACTGAATGAATACAAGCAGGTTGACGGCACCGTATGTGATGCCGGATGCGGCAGCGGACTGACCGGCGAAGCACTGAATGCCGCCGGGTTTAAAAGCATTATCGGTTTTGACTTAAGCCCCGATTTTGCCGCCGTTGCAAAAGACAAAGGCGTGTATGAAGATGTACACATTGTCAACATGCATGAAAAACCCTTCCGTTATGAGGACGGCCAGTTTGCCAATCTGATCTGCATTGGCACACTCACCTACATTGATGATGTGCCCGCGGTTGTTCGCGAGTTTGCCCGGATTACCAAACCCGGCGGCATGGTGATTTTTTCCCATCGTACGGATATGATTGATGCCGAATTTACCGGAAAACTTGAGGCCATTAAGGCCGACAAGGTCCTGGAAGAAGTTCTGGTCTCTGAGCCGAAACCATATCTACCTGGAAACAAAGACTTTTCTGACAAAATACAGATTGTTTACTACGCATACCGCGTATTGTAA
- a CDS encoding thiamine pyrophosphate-dependent enzyme, with protein MDTKRLMLGNEALAYGLLKNGCQMACAYPGTPSSEILSAVVSFKKEMDLDIHAQWAVNEKVAFETAYAGAQAGLRTAVAMKQVGLNVAADPLMSSVYLGVKGGFLVISADDPGPHSSQTEQDSRLMAVMAKLPVLDPDSPAQAAELAGIGFELSEAFELPVMLRPTTRVCHSRQSMDVEKVEIEWRQAAFEKNPGRWAATPKFRLQLHKELEAKLAKIADYEPTRPKLVSGTPKDGGPAIVVAGVAAANARDIIKERHLDIPVYQVVQPFPLHESFISEMDAYDEILVLEETWGIIEMQLADKKRVKGKNTGFISPAGELLPENVEERICAFAGVDYQAPQVTALPGRRPTLCAGCPHRASFYAIKKVAPKGIFTSDIGCYTLGCNLGAVDTVTCMGAGISQAAGFTIAYAKNKKQPPVFSTIGDSTFFHSGITGLIETVTKKIPYVLVILDNRTTAMTGHQPTPATGRDASGDPCVAVSIPDIVKGCGVNFIKTADPYDLPGFIDILKEANAYCKENGPAVVIAEHPCLLDMDKAELSASFKKVTVNKDVCDGCGYCVSQFECPALSMDNETEQVCIDAGLCTGCAVCSCVCPKGALVLENQE; from the coding sequence ATGGATACAAAACGACTGATGCTGGGAAACGAAGCTTTGGCCTATGGTTTGCTGAAAAACGGCTGCCAGATGGCCTGCGCTTACCCCGGCACCCCTTCTTCGGAAATTCTGTCCGCAGTTGTTTCCTTTAAAAAAGAGATGGACCTGGATATTCATGCCCAGTGGGCCGTGAATGAGAAAGTGGCATTTGAAACGGCTTATGCAGGCGCCCAAGCAGGGCTTAGAACAGCAGTTGCCATGAAACAGGTTGGCTTGAATGTGGCGGCCGATCCTTTGATGAGTTCCGTGTATTTGGGCGTGAAAGGCGGTTTTCTGGTGATCAGCGCCGATGATCCCGGCCCCCATTCCTCCCAGACCGAACAGGATTCGCGACTGATGGCGGTCATGGCCAAATTGCCGGTATTGGATCCCGATTCCCCGGCCCAGGCCGCCGAACTTGCCGGTATTGGTTTTGAACTCTCCGAAGCTTTTGAGCTTCCGGTGATGCTGCGGCCTACCACCCGGGTGTGTCACTCCCGCCAGAGCATGGATGTGGAAAAAGTTGAGATTGAGTGGCGGCAGGCCGCCTTTGAGAAAAATCCGGGCAGATGGGCGGCAACCCCGAAGTTTCGCCTTCAACTCCACAAAGAGCTGGAAGCCAAGCTTGCCAAAATCGCAGACTATGAACCCACCCGTCCCAAATTAGTGTCCGGCACGCCCAAAGATGGTGGGCCGGCCATTGTCGTGGCCGGTGTGGCAGCGGCCAATGCCAGGGACATTATTAAAGAACGACATCTGGATATTCCTGTATACCAGGTGGTTCAACCCTTTCCGCTGCACGAATCGTTTATCAGTGAAATGGATGCCTATGATGAGATTCTGGTGCTGGAAGAGACCTGGGGCATTATTGAGATGCAGCTGGCAGACAAAAAACGGGTTAAAGGCAAAAACACGGGCTTTATCTCTCCGGCAGGCGAACTATTGCCCGAAAATGTTGAAGAACGGATCTGTGCCTTTGCCGGGGTGGATTATCAGGCCCCGCAAGTCACTGCGCTGCCCGGGCGGCGTCCCACTTTGTGTGCAGGCTGTCCCCACCGGGCAAGTTTCTATGCTATTAAAAAGGTTGCCCCCAAAGGCATTTTTACCAGCGACATCGGATGCTACACACTGGGCTGCAACTTAGGGGCCGTGGATACGGTCACCTGCATGGGGGCCGGCATCAGCCAGGCCGCAGGATTCACCATTGCCTATGCCAAAAACAAAAAGCAACCGCCTGTTTTTTCCACCATCGGTGACTCCACCTTTTTCCATTCCGGTATTACCGGGTTGATCGAAACCGTTACCAAAAAAATCCCTTACGTTCTGGTGATTTTGGACAACCGTACCACGGCCATGACCGGCCACCAGCCGACACCGGCCACGGGCCGGGATGCGTCAGGCGATCCGTGTGTTGCCGTGAGTATCCCTGACATTGTCAAAGGTTGCGGGGTCAATTTCATTAAAACCGCAGACCCGTATGATCTGCCGGGATTTATCGACATTCTAAAAGAGGCAAACGCTTATTGCAAAGAGAACGGACCGGCGGTGGTCATCGCCGAACATCCTTGCCTGCTTGACATGGACAAGGCCGAACTTTCTGCCTCCTTTAAAAAGGTAACTGTAAATAAGGATGTCTGTGACGGCTGCGGATATTGTGTAAGCCAGTTTGAATGCCCGGCCCTTAGTATGGACAACGAGACGGAACAGGTCTGCATTGACGCAGGGCTTTGTACCGGGTGCGCGGTCTGTTCATGTGTCTGCCCCAAGGGTGCACTTGTACTTGAAAACCAGGAGTAA
- a CDS encoding ABC transporter ATP-binding protein has protein sequence MRGLLCTQNLCCQFGGVMATNDVCFSIDHNGLTSIIGPNGAGKTTFINLVTGKIGASSGKILFKEKDITNTPTHELVKMGISRTFQINSLFENLSVFENLRIARQAKVGGSFRIFSLKQKLKPVIKDTWAMLERLGLEKMADLPAKNLAYGDQRVLEVAIALAGDPKILFLDEPTAGMSPSETHHIADLIRDLADNISVVLVEHDMDMVMRISDRITVLQDGGIITEGTPKEIQNNQQVKEAYLGKAA, from the coding sequence ATGAGGGGATTACTTTGTACACAGAATTTATGCTGTCAGTTCGGCGGCGTAATGGCAACCAACGATGTTTGTTTCAGTATTGACCACAATGGATTAACCTCAATTATCGGTCCCAACGGTGCCGGAAAGACCACTTTTATAAATCTTGTCACAGGTAAAATCGGGGCCAGTTCTGGAAAAATCTTGTTCAAGGAAAAAGACATCACCAACACACCCACCCATGAGTTGGTTAAAATGGGTATTTCAAGGACCTTTCAGATCAACAGCCTGTTTGAGAATTTAAGTGTATTTGAAAACTTGAGAATTGCCAGACAGGCCAAAGTCGGGGGCTCTTTTCGCATATTTTCCTTAAAACAAAAATTAAAACCGGTCATTAAAGATACATGGGCCATGCTGGAACGCCTGGGTCTGGAGAAAATGGCCGATCTGCCGGCCAAAAACCTGGCCTATGGTGATCAGCGGGTGCTTGAGGTGGCCATTGCCCTGGCCGGAGATCCCAAGATTCTATTTCTGGATGAACCCACAGCCGGCATGTCGCCTTCGGAAACCCATCATATTGCAGACTTGATCAGAGATCTGGCCGACAATATCAGCGTTGTCCTGGTGGAACACGATATGGATATGGTCATGCGGATTTCAGACAGAATCACGGTCCTCCAGGACGGTGGCATCATTACAGAAGGTACGCCCAAGGAAATTCAAAACAACCAGCAAGTCAAAGAGGCATACCTTGGAAAAGCGGCATAA
- a CDS encoding ABC transporter substrate-binding protein — translation MKKFITISLSIMIAAMFLAPYPVCAQKPVKIGVLVPLTGIAAQGGLEMKYGIEMAAREKGTVLGKPIKLLVEDTQVKPPIAVSKAEKLVYKDDCKALIGVLSSGVGLALAKNINKLNVPFLSTHVMTTKFYGLHPMVFRSGQLANDQTAVGNIKGILARPDLKDRTYYVLVHDYSWGHDAGERFIALAKENGIKIYNEKYDKAPIKTKDWSSYISKIKASGADGVYMAFITNVIPIFAKQASDFGLQDKVKLVSAAAPGPLELEAGGTACHGIFGVSDWSWDVNNPASDDWEMRFWNEYKTTPSDAAVHSYVGAMNLFNAIEKAGSTDAKAIASALKGISYDGPYGTVRISAKDNCMRNDAVLTETMAAPENPFGAKVYMKVLHTFPAAELGPPE, via the coding sequence ATGAAAAAATTTATCACTATCTCATTAAGTATTATGATCGCTGCAATGTTCCTTGCACCCTATCCGGTGTGTGCCCAAAAGCCTGTTAAGATCGGTGTGCTGGTACCCCTTACCGGAATTGCCGCCCAGGGCGGACTGGAAATGAAGTATGGCATTGAAATGGCTGCCCGGGAAAAAGGAACGGTGCTTGGAAAACCCATTAAGCTGCTGGTTGAAGATACCCAGGTGAAACCGCCCATCGCAGTTTCAAAGGCGGAAAAACTGGTTTACAAAGATGACTGCAAGGCATTGATCGGTGTTTTATCCAGTGGCGTGGGTCTTGCCCTTGCCAAAAACATCAACAAACTGAATGTCCCCTTTCTAAGCACCCATGTCATGACCACCAAATTTTATGGTCTTCACCCCATGGTTTTCAGATCCGGACAGCTGGCCAATGACCAGACAGCCGTCGGCAACATCAAGGGAATCCTGGCACGGCCCGACCTGAAAGACCGAACCTATTACGTCCTTGTCCACGATTATTCCTGGGGCCATGATGCCGGGGAAAGATTTATCGCACTGGCCAAAGAGAACGGCATTAAAATTTATAATGAAAAATATGACAAAGCCCCCATCAAGACAAAGGACTGGTCATCTTATATCAGTAAAATCAAAGCATCCGGCGCAGATGGCGTATACATGGCCTTTATCACCAACGTAATTCCGATTTTTGCTAAACAGGCCTCTGATTTCGGCCTACAGGACAAAGTGAAACTGGTTTCCGCGGCAGCGCCCGGCCCCTTGGAGCTGGAAGCCGGAGGAACAGCTTGCCACGGTATTTTCGGCGTATCGGACTGGTCCTGGGATGTCAACAATCCGGCCTCCGACGACTGGGAGATGCGGTTCTGGAACGAATATAAGACCACCCCATCGGATGCGGCCGTCCACAGCTATGTGGGCGCCATGAACCTGTTTAACGCCATTGAGAAAGCCGGAAGTACCGATGCCAAGGCCATTGCGTCAGCCCTCAAAGGGATCAGTTACGACGGCCCCTACGGAACGGTCCGGATTTCCGCAAAAGACAACTGCATGCGCAATGACGCCGTTCTGACGGAAACCATGGCCGCACCGGAAAATCCTTTTGGCGCCAAGGTATATATGAAAGTACTTCATACATTCCCTGCAGCCGAGCTTGGCCCACCTGAGTAA